The following coding sequences are from one Salvia hispanica cultivar TCC Black 2014 chromosome 3, UniMelb_Shisp_WGS_1.0, whole genome shotgun sequence window:
- the LOC125211297 gene encoding protein TIFY 9, whose product MAKSPSLELDFFGMEKRSTAPVFQRRRSFRDIQGVISKMNPEVVKSVIGNGGLGSKKSASSAAIAPPQSPISDPKLRAPMTIFYNGVVSVFDVSPRKAQNILKTADEFVPCKSAENLESNSKTERNLLESLNGDLPISRKNSLQRFLEKRKERLVSVSPY is encoded by the exons ATGGCTAAATCTCCTTCTCTCGAGCTTGATTTTTTCGGCATGGAGAAACGCTCCACCGCCCCCGTTTTTCAGCGCAGAAGAAGCTTCCGCG ATATACAAGGTGTTATATCGAAGATGAATCCGGAGGTGGTGAAGAGCGTGATCGGGAATGGCGGTTTGGGATCGAAGAAATCAGCATCGTCTGCTGCAATTGCCCCTCCTCAATCGCCAATTTCCGATCCTAAACTCAG AGCTCCGATGACGATTTTCTACAACGGAGTGGTTTCTGTGTTTGACGTGTCCCCACGTAAG GCGCAAAATATTCTCAAAACCGCGGATGAATTCGTTCCTTGTAAATCGGCAGAAAATTTGGAATCCAACTCCAAGACTGAGAGAAACTTGCTTGAATCTCTGAATGGAG ATCTGCCGATATCAAGGAAGAATTCTCTGCAAAGGTTTCTGGAAAAGCGAAAGGAGAG GCTGGTTTCGGTGTCCCCTTATTAA
- the LOC125217124 gene encoding uncharacterized protein LOC125217124, producing the protein MATEHQQPDAQIPPSPLPSTAASAPLDPPPLDNPTTAAAAATSNPPKRQRRPSVRLGEIGGDPPYDAAPRRPTKTSTWRFHKDPSLAAKTSKTRPLTNLVNGAAAAADNFHDSLEIAENFNDFGHRKPKVKKPAKRARTNWNKFDPSAAHNGGGIGIESTSFLPEENDNSNDEFREFEGEGSESPNLKDQQQSPINSAENMGLQFWDQHRRGNRAEINGNEVNSPEKNNGGSNLGVREWLVGLGLGRYAPVFEIHEVDDDVLPMLTLEDLKDMGINAVGSRRKMYSSILKLRKGFS; encoded by the coding sequence ATGGCAACAGAGCATCAGCAGCCGGACGCCCAAATCCCCCCCTCCCCACTCccctccaccgccgcctccgccCCATTAGACCCCCCTCCACTCGACAAccccaccaccgccgccgccgccgccacatCCAACCCCCCCAAACGCCAGCGCCGCCCCAGCGTCCGCCTCGGCGAGATCGGCGGCGACCCGCCCTACGACGCCGCCCCTCGCCGCCCCACTAAAACCTCCACCTGGCGCTTCCACAAAGATCCCTCCCTCGCCGCCAAAACCTCCAAGACCCGACCTTTAACCAACCTCGTCAacggcgccgccgccgccgccgacaATTTCCACGATTCGCTCGAAATCGCCGAGAATTTCAACGATTTCGGCCACCGCAAGCCCAAAGTGAAGAAGCCCGCGAAAAGGGCACGCACCAATTGGAACAAATTCGACCCCTCCGCCGCCCACAACGGCGGCGGAATTGGAATTGAGAGCACGAGCTTCCTCCCCGAAGAGAACGATAACAGTAACGACGAATTTCGTGAATTCGAGGGTGAGGGTTCGGAAAGCCCTAATTTGAAAGACCAGCAGCAGAGCCCGATCAATTCCGCGGAGAATATGGGATTGCAGTTTTGGGATCAACACAGAAGGGGGAATCGGGCTGAAATCAACGGGAATGAGGTGAATTCGCCGGAGAAGAACAATGGGGGGAGTAATTTAGGGGTGAGGGAATGGTTAGTCGGATTAGGGCTAGGCAGATACGCGCCGGTTTTCGAGATACACGAGGTAGACGACGACGTATTGCCTATGTTAACATTGGAGGATCTAAAGGATATGGGGATTAATGCGGTGGGTTCGAGGAGGAAAATGTATTCCTCCATTCTCAAACTAAGAAAAGGCTTTTCCTGA
- the LOC125217125 gene encoding uncharacterized protein LOC125217125 isoform X1: MFSARFCGGEGYGFFSVVGSDLVCEMAEDSESREEEEWLQLSIGRQDLGKNNGPGSGLVELDLMPSSSSSSHSQMRPKFRPPRPVVNFGPRPDFVVVAPPRRPHSGVWFMLQASQNQFWVCHLPRCFFRESEPFLPQISKSYLRIKDGRMTIRVVIKYLVKKLSLDNESEIEIRCKGQRLLPMLTLEHVRDNIWSRPRDFITLIPNSSTIHHIMVLHYARSDPSN; encoded by the exons ATGTTTTCGGCTCGGTTTTGCGGCGGCGAGGGTTATGGCTTCTTCAGCGTAGTAGGATCCGATCTTGTTTGTGAAATGGCGGAGGATAGCGAATCAAGGGAGGAGGAAGAGTGGTTGCAGCTCAGCATCGGAAGGCAAGATCTCGGGAAGAATAACGGGCCGGGCTCGGGCCTCGTGGAGCTTGACCTCATGCCTAgtagcagcagcagcagccacTCACAAATGAGGCCCAAATTTCGGCCTCCTCGGCCCGTTGTGAATTTCGGGCCGCGGCCGGATTTCGTGGTGGTGGCGCCGCCGAGGAGGCCGCATTCGGGCGTGTGGTTTATGCTTCAAGCATCGCAAAATCA GTTCTGGGTCTGCCACTTACCACGCTGCTTTTTCAGGGAAAGTGAGCCATTTCTTCCCCAGATATCCAAGAGCTACTTGAGAATCAA GGATGGGAGGATGACGATTCGAGTGGTGATAAAATACCTTGTTAAAAAGCTTAGCTTGGATAATGAATCAGAG ATAGAGATAAGATGCAAAGGACAAAGGCTTTTACCTATGTTGACATTGGAACATGTAAGAGATAACATTTGGAGTAGACCAAGAGATTTCATCACTTTGATTCCTAATTCCTCAACTATTCATCACATTATGGTGCTTCACTATGCTAGATCCGACCcctctaattaa
- the LOC125217125 gene encoding protein LAX PANICLE 2-like isoform X2: MFSARFCGGEGYGFFSVVGSDLVCEMAEDSESREEEEWLQLSIGRQDLGKNNGPGSGLVELDLMPSSSSSSHSQMRPKFRPPRPVVNFGPRPDFVVVAPPRRPHSGVWFMLQASQNQESEPFLPQISKSYLRIKDGRMTIRVVIKYLVKKLSLDNESEIEIRCKGQRLLPMLTLEHVRDNIWSRPRDFITLIPNSSTIHHIMVLHYARSDPSN, from the exons ATGTTTTCGGCTCGGTTTTGCGGCGGCGAGGGTTATGGCTTCTTCAGCGTAGTAGGATCCGATCTTGTTTGTGAAATGGCGGAGGATAGCGAATCAAGGGAGGAGGAAGAGTGGTTGCAGCTCAGCATCGGAAGGCAAGATCTCGGGAAGAATAACGGGCCGGGCTCGGGCCTCGTGGAGCTTGACCTCATGCCTAgtagcagcagcagcagccacTCACAAATGAGGCCCAAATTTCGGCCTCCTCGGCCCGTTGTGAATTTCGGGCCGCGGCCGGATTTCGTGGTGGTGGCGCCGCCGAGGAGGCCGCATTCGGGCGTGTGGTTTATGCTTCAAGCATCGCAAAATCA GGAAAGTGAGCCATTTCTTCCCCAGATATCCAAGAGCTACTTGAGAATCAA GGATGGGAGGATGACGATTCGAGTGGTGATAAAATACCTTGTTAAAAAGCTTAGCTTGGATAATGAATCAGAG ATAGAGATAAGATGCAAAGGACAAAGGCTTTTACCTATGTTGACATTGGAACATGTAAGAGATAACATTTGGAGTAGACCAAGAGATTTCATCACTTTGATTCCTAATTCCTCAACTATTCATCACATTATGGTGCTTCACTATGCTAGATCCGACCcctctaattaa